The following proteins are encoded in a genomic region of Streptomyces lunaelactis:
- a CDS encoding helix-turn-helix domain-containing protein, which translates to MNGGWGSETVEESQAYIEAGYAFALGLAVYDRRTELGLTQTELARRAEMTQPQISNIEGGDSVPTLPLLTRLAKALDASLTIDLEGDTSAFAFNAHDGHQPDESSTDGRTSAA; encoded by the coding sequence GTGAACGGTGGTTGGGGTAGCGAGACGGTCGAGGAATCCCAGGCCTACATCGAGGCCGGGTATGCGTTCGCACTTGGCCTGGCCGTCTACGACCGGAGAACTGAACTCGGCCTGACCCAGACCGAACTGGCCAGGCGCGCCGAGATGACGCAGCCGCAGATCTCCAACATCGAGGGCGGCGACTCCGTGCCGACCCTGCCTCTCCTGACGCGCCTGGCCAAAGCCCTGGACGCCTCGCTGACAATTGACCTGGAAGGCGACACCTCGGCGTTTGCCTTCAACGCGCACGACGGCCACCAGCCTGATGAGTCTTCGACGGATGGGCGTACCTCAGCGGCTTGA
- a CDS encoding ABC transporter permease — protein MIWLTWKQHRKQALFAVIGLAALAALMVPTGLRMHEVFDDSGLASCLAKLGTDPLAANAAVDSCNALSTQFRNQFKSLSFVGILFVILPLLVGLFFGAPLISREVEHGTHRFVWTQGVGRLRWALVKFGLVGAVTILLAVLYALGVSWWYAPMAANGNGRFGYLWFDVQGIAPIGYTLFAVALGIFAGTLSRRVLPAMAITLAGFAVVRIAVETLARDHYMSAKTLTYGLASTQGPNPASHDWVLSQGLRDADGKLVLENASVGCPPATDASSCMREMAERGLGPGSSNWQLYQPGDRFWAFQGIETGIFLTLAVLLALLAIRRIRHIA, from the coding sequence ATGATCTGGCTGACCTGGAAGCAGCACCGCAAGCAGGCCCTCTTCGCCGTGATCGGACTGGCCGCACTTGCCGCACTCATGGTTCCCACCGGTCTGCGGATGCACGAGGTCTTCGACGACTCCGGACTGGCCTCGTGCCTGGCCAAGCTGGGCACGGACCCGCTGGCCGCGAACGCGGCCGTGGACAGCTGCAACGCGCTGAGCACGCAGTTCCGTAACCAGTTCAAGTCCTTGTCATTCGTCGGCATCCTCTTCGTGATCCTGCCGCTGCTGGTGGGGCTGTTCTTCGGTGCGCCACTAATCTCCCGCGAGGTCGAACACGGCACCCACCGGTTCGTATGGACCCAGGGAGTGGGTCGCCTGCGCTGGGCGCTCGTCAAGTTCGGCCTGGTCGGAGCTGTCACGATCCTCCTCGCCGTGTTGTACGCGCTGGGAGTGTCCTGGTGGTACGCACCCATGGCGGCCAATGGCAACGGTCGGTTCGGCTACCTTTGGTTCGACGTGCAGGGCATCGCGCCGATCGGCTACACCCTGTTCGCGGTGGCGCTGGGCATCTTCGCCGGCACGCTCTCGCGTCGAGTCCTGCCCGCCATGGCCATCACCCTCGCCGGATTCGCCGTCGTGCGCATCGCTGTCGAAACCCTGGCCCGAGACCACTACATGTCCGCCAAGACCCTGACGTACGGCCTGGCGAGCACCCAGGGACCGAACCCCGCCTCCCACGACTGGGTCCTCAGCCAAGGACTGCGCGACGCAGACGGGAAACTCGTGCTGGAGAACGCCTCGGTAGGCTGCCCGCCTGCCACCGATGCCAGTTCGTGCATGAGGGAGATGGCCGAGCGGGGTCTGGGGCCCGGCTCCTCCAACTGGCAGCTCTACCAGCCTGGCGACCGGTTCTGGGCATTTCAGGGTATCGAGACCGGCATCTTCCTCACCCTTGCGGTGCTCCTGGCCCTCCTCGCCATCCGCCGGATCCGCCACATCGCCTAA
- a CDS encoding GntR family transcriptional regulator, which translates to MIEFVLEGRSRVATYMQIVLQVKQALRVGLAQPGDQLPRVRQVAQSLAINPNTVLKAYRELELEGLAEGRPGVGTFLVRTLAGPSLDRQAGLREGLVAWLHEAQVAGLDREDITALIDTTLRATLDAPPPKDIS; encoded by the coding sequence GTGATCGAGTTCGTGCTCGAAGGCCGTTCGCGGGTGGCCACTTACATGCAGATCGTGCTGCAGGTGAAGCAGGCGCTCCGGGTTGGCCTGGCTCAGCCGGGTGATCAGCTGCCCAGGGTGCGTCAGGTGGCTCAGTCGCTGGCGATCAACCCGAACACGGTCTTGAAGGCATACCGGGAACTCGAACTGGAGGGGCTGGCGGAAGGACGTCCGGGCGTGGGCACCTTCCTCGTGCGCACGCTGGCCGGGCCGTCACTGGACCGTCAGGCCGGCCTGCGCGAGGGCCTGGTCGCCTGGCTGCACGAGGCGCAGGTCGCCGGCCTGGACCGCGAGGACATCACCGCCCTGATCGACACCACGCTGCGCGCCACACTCGACGCGCCGCCGCCCAAGGACATCTCATGA
- a CDS encoding helix-turn-helix domain-containing protein, with translation MSVDGERAERAADGADEPGWDVDPENDSAGVVAALGHQLRLWREAAGLRPAEFGAAIGYGENLIYKVESGKRIPRPEFLDKADEALGAGGKIAAMKKDIAEARYPKKVRDLAKLEAQAVELGAYGNHNMHGLLQTEEYARALFETWRPAYSHDEMDRMVAARTARQSIFERSPAPALTFVQEEVTLRRPIGGTMVLRRQLERLLEVGKLRNVEIQVMPTDLDDHAGMDGRIQVLKFADGSAVGRADGRFAGRLVSEPKEIRILELRYGIIRAQALTPRESLAFIEKVRGET, from the coding sequence ATGAGCGTGGACGGGGAACGTGCGGAGCGCGCGGCGGACGGGGCGGACGAGCCCGGCTGGGACGTGGATCCGGAGAACGACTCGGCGGGAGTGGTCGCAGCGCTCGGCCATCAACTCAGGCTCTGGCGGGAGGCGGCGGGACTGCGGCCGGCCGAGTTCGGTGCGGCCATCGGGTACGGCGAGAACCTCATCTACAAGGTGGAGAGCGGCAAGCGCATCCCGAGGCCGGAGTTCCTGGACAAGGCGGACGAGGCGCTCGGAGCCGGCGGAAAAATTGCCGCGATGAAGAAGGACATCGCGGAGGCGCGGTACCCGAAGAAGGTCCGCGACCTGGCGAAGCTGGAGGCGCAGGCGGTCGAGCTCGGGGCGTACGGCAACCACAACATGCATGGGCTGCTGCAGACTGAGGAGTACGCACGGGCGCTGTTCGAGACGTGGCGACCCGCGTATTCGCACGACGAGATGGACCGGATGGTGGCAGCGCGTACGGCCCGGCAGTCGATCTTCGAACGGTCGCCAGCACCCGCGCTCACCTTTGTCCAAGAAGAGGTGACACTCCGGCGTCCGATCGGGGGCACAATGGTCCTACGCCGACAGCTCGAACGTCTGTTGGAGGTAGGAAAGTTGCGCAACGTCGAGATCCAGGTGATGCCGACGGACCTCGACGACCACGCCGGGATGGACGGTCGGATCCAGGTGCTGAAGTTCGCGGACGGTTCGGCGGTGGGCCGCGCTGATGGCCGATTCGCCGGCCGCCTGGTCTCCGAACCGAAGGAGATCCGGATCCTTGAGCTGCGGTACGGAATCATCCGGGCGCAGGCTCTCACGCCACGGGAGTCACTGGCCTTCATCGAGAAAGTGCGGGGAGAGACATGA
- a CDS encoding ATP-binding protein yields MNSEITQTNTPVRQFSVQLSATRRGARLARLLATEQLRSWGMPFESAAHVVAELAANAAVHGRVPGRDFRLALTATESTLRIEVTDTRGDRLPVARQPDCDESGRGLILVDAFADRWGVSPGPAPCKTVWAEFDLAP; encoded by the coding sequence GTGAATTCAGAAATCACCCAAACCAACACCCCCGTCCGCCAGTTCAGCGTGCAGCTCTCCGCCACCCGGAGAGGCGCCCGTCTCGCCCGTCTGCTGGCGACCGAGCAACTCCGCTCCTGGGGGATGCCGTTCGAGTCAGCGGCCCATGTCGTCGCCGAACTGGCCGCGAACGCAGCTGTGCACGGCCGCGTACCGGGACGGGACTTCCGCCTCGCCCTTACCGCCACCGAAAGCACTCTCCGTATCGAGGTGACCGACACCCGCGGTGACCGTCTCCCCGTCGCCCGGCAGCCCGACTGCGACGAGTCCGGACGCGGCCTCATCCTCGTCGACGCGTTCGCCGACCGCTGGGGTGTCAGCCCGGGCCCGGCGCCTTGCAAAACCGTGTGGGCCGAGTTTGATCTCGCACCCTGA
- a CDS encoding DUF397 domain-containing protein, translating into MTLKRSAGNASALEWFKSSYSDSSDGNDCVEIAATPGTVHVRDSKNTQGPRLAFTEAQWADFVTYTSKP; encoded by the coding sequence ATGACCCTCAAGCGCTCTGCCGGGAACGCCTCCGCCCTGGAGTGGTTCAAGAGCAGCTACAGCGACAGCAGCGACGGCAACGATTGCGTCGAGATCGCAGCCACCCCCGGCACGGTCCACGTCCGCGACTCCAAGAACACCCAGGGCCCCCGGCTCGCGTTCACCGAAGCCCAGTGGGCGGACTTCGTGACGTACACGTCCAAGCCCTGA
- a CDS encoding ABC transporter ATP-binding protein yields the protein MTDMALETSALGKRYGRSWALQECSLRLPTGRIAGLVGPNGAGKSTLLHLAVGLLRPDAGWARVFGQDPRDNTEVLPEIGFVAQDTPLYRDFTVTDLITLGGKLNRRWDAAFARDRIAQLDIPFRKPVGKLSGGQRAQVALTLAMAKRPRLLLLDEPVAALDPLARREFMQALMGVVSESDTTVLLSSHLVADLERVCDYLIVLQKAHVQLAGPIDDLLDEHRTLVGPRTEPDTLPGVAKVISASHTDRQSTLLVRTQGPPINDPSWTQREVALEDLVVAYLHAGTRTARTVSEVTA from the coding sequence ATGACGGACATGGCATTGGAGACCAGCGCGCTCGGGAAACGTTACGGACGCAGCTGGGCGCTCCAGGAATGCTCACTGCGGCTGCCTACAGGGCGGATCGCCGGGCTGGTCGGGCCCAACGGTGCGGGTAAGTCCACCCTGTTGCATCTGGCCGTCGGCCTGCTGCGGCCCGACGCGGGATGGGCGCGCGTCTTCGGCCAGGATCCGCGCGACAACACCGAGGTACTGCCGGAGATCGGGTTCGTAGCCCAGGACACCCCTCTCTACCGCGACTTCACCGTCACGGATCTCATCACTCTGGGCGGCAAGCTCAACCGCCGCTGGGACGCTGCCTTCGCCCGCGACCGGATCGCTCAGCTCGACATTCCGTTCAGAAAGCCGGTCGGCAAGCTCTCCGGCGGGCAACGCGCTCAGGTAGCCCTGACCTTGGCCATGGCCAAGCGTCCTCGTCTGTTGCTGCTCGATGAGCCGGTCGCGGCTTTGGACCCCCTGGCCCGACGCGAGTTCATGCAGGCTCTGATGGGCGTGGTCAGCGAAAGCGATACGACCGTCCTTCTGTCTTCACATCTGGTGGCCGATCTGGAACGGGTCTGCGACTACCTGATCGTGCTGCAGAAGGCGCACGTCCAGCTGGCTGGCCCGATCGACGACCTGCTCGACGAGCACCGAACGCTGGTCGGCCCGCGCACCGAGCCCGACACGCTTCCGGGCGTGGCGAAGGTCATCAGCGCCAGCCACACCGACCGCCAGTCCACGTTGCTCGTGCGCACCCAGGGCCCTCCCATCAACGACCCCAGCTGGACTCAGCGCGAGGTGGCTCTCGAAGACCTCGTCGTGGCCTACCTCCACGCCGGCACGCGGACGGCCCGCACCGTATCGGAAGTGACCGCATGA